A region of Aneurinibacillus sp. REN35 DNA encodes the following proteins:
- a CDS encoding DUF6022 family protein produces the protein MKAVNPEMNIHELGNVASDYIQKKWRPVLAQHRDELITLFPEYEDATYGMYLDKLLPPMWEEFQRNGFTTAEATKEGDFVIADCLHFRNSLEKAKWGTPEHEIRVFWIVIENERNERIGTLLFELSHSHVAFDIPAAPTFFVCEGIEHNAIVEKIRQLKEE, from the coding sequence ATGAAGGCAGTAAACCCGGAAATGAACATTCATGAATTAGGGAATGTCGCATCTGATTATATTCAAAAAAAATGGAGACCGGTTCTCGCTCAACATAGAGATGAGCTGATTACGCTCTTCCCTGAATATGAAGATGCAACGTACGGTATGTATTTAGATAAGCTTTTACCACCTATGTGGGAGGAATTTCAGCGTAATGGTTTTACAACAGCCGAAGCGACAAAAGAAGGCGATTTTGTTATAGCCGATTGTTTACATTTCAGAAATTCCCTTGAAAAGGCAAAATGGGGTACGCCAGAACATGAAATCCGAGTATTTTGGATTGTTATTGAAAATGAAAGAAATGAAAGGATTGGTACGCTGCTTTTTGAATTATCTCATTCACATGTGGCATTTGACATTCCTGCAGCTCCTACATTCTTTGTTTGCGAAGGTATTGAACACAATGCAATTGTTGAAAAGATTCGTCAATTAAAAGAAGAATAG
- a CDS encoding AraC family transcriptional regulator produces MAVFIKELPEYEVAFIRRIGSYFEPNDSWEKIMEWAMENKLFPPEHYFIGISLDNPKMVEQHACRYDACVTIPEGFAKESHSNVQFKKLSGGLYALYPFYDMGYKLAEAYQNIFQQWLPNSEYDADDRDCLEFCMNNPAEDPEGKCKVDLYIPIRKKI; encoded by the coding sequence GTGGCTGTTTTCATTAAGGAACTTCCTGAATATGAGGTAGCATTTATTAGGCGTATTGGTAGTTATTTTGAACCGAATGATTCATGGGAGAAAATAATGGAGTGGGCGATGGAAAATAAACTGTTTCCACCGGAACACTATTTCATCGGAATCTCTTTAGATAATCCCAAAATGGTAGAACAACACGCTTGTCGCTATGATGCTTGTGTCACCATACCAGAGGGGTTTGCAAAAGAAAGTCATAGCAATGTTCAATTTAAAAAGTTATCCGGAGGCCTGTATGCTTTATATCCGTTCTACGATATGGGTTATAAATTAGCTGAGGCTTATCAAAATATTTTTCAGCAGTGGCTGCCGAATAGTGAATATGATGCAGACGACAGAGATTGCCTTGAGTTTTGTATGAATAACCCAGCGGAGGACCCGGAAGGAAAATGTAAGGTGGATTTGTATATACCGATTAGGAAAAAAATATAA
- a CDS encoding MBL fold metallo-hydrolase, producing MKITAILENTTQDHKLTAKHGLSLYIETEQMNIIFDTGPDHSYIKNAKKMGIDLNKAHAVVISHGHSDHIGGLRYLNEVNTHAKIYLSQHALEPHWLRVGGYFHKIGAKNTIQDTYMDRLHFVTNNTEIAKGIHIITLHPTNEYTKNLYKGSPKELDDFNHEMMLVIENKDGLVLFSGCSHHGIIHMANIALDTFPGKKIDAIIGGFHLIGIPIINTLGKTKEEIISMGTRLNEMPIRSMYSCHCTGIKGYNILRTVLKDKLHPFPTGKELLMA from the coding sequence ATGAAAATTACAGCGATCCTCGAGAACACTACACAGGATCATAAATTAACGGCAAAACATGGGTTATCTCTATATATTGAAACCGAGCAAATGAACATTATTTTTGATACAGGACCCGATCATTCATACATAAAAAATGCAAAGAAGATGGGAATTGATTTAAACAAAGCGCATGCTGTGGTCATTTCCCACGGGCATTCTGACCATATTGGCGGGCTGCGTTATCTTAATGAAGTAAATACACATGCAAAAATTTATTTATCACAGCATGCGTTAGAGCCTCATTGGCTTAGAGTAGGCGGCTACTTTCATAAGATAGGGGCAAAGAATACCATCCAGGATACGTACATGGATCGCCTTCATTTTGTAACCAATAATACAGAAATAGCAAAGGGAATTCATATTATTACTTTGCATCCTACCAATGAATATACAAAGAACCTTTATAAAGGAAGCCCAAAAGAGCTGGATGACTTTAACCATGAAATGATGTTGGTGATCGAAAATAAAGATGGCCTCGTCCTGTTTAGCGGCTGTAGCCATCATGGGATTATCCATATGGCAAACATCGCACTCGATACATTCCCTGGTAAAAAAATTGATGCCATAATAGGCGGGTTTCATTTAATTGGTATTCCCATTATTAATACACTCGGAAAAACAAAGGAAGAGATCATTTCTATGGGTACTAGATTAAATGAAATGCCCATCCGTTCTATGTATTCGTGCCATTGTACCGGCATAAAAGGATACAACATCCTCCGTACTGTTTTGAAAGATAAATTGCATCCTTTTCCAACAGGGAAAGAATTACTTATGGCGTAA
- a CDS encoding MerR family DNA-binding transcriptional regulator, whose amino-acid sequence MRKVRPIDIARKLNISTSSLRGYEERGLIPPTDRTENGYRIYTEEHVAYFECIVGMAPAFGMDSTSRILLDIQNKDVHAALWRINKVQVENHHAKTTLHQIICLVKELEVQPAIERTFMIGEIAEKIGVAHSTLRYWEKEGFISSARGEENNYRYFDVFQYIKILLMKATQNTVYSNETVKIKNAVKKLREKDLLAVKEIIVDIERYLNNNNRLQLQGLSLLHQLCAKLGL is encoded by the coding sequence ATGAGAAAGGTAAGACCAATTGATATTGCAAGAAAACTCAATATCAGTACCAGTTCTTTGCGCGGATATGAAGAGAGGGGACTCATTCCTCCTACCGATAGAACGGAGAATGGTTATCGGATCTATACAGAAGAGCATGTGGCTTATTTTGAATGTATTGTTGGCATGGCTCCGGCCTTCGGGATGGATAGTACAAGTCGTATTCTGTTGGATATTCAAAATAAAGATGTACATGCTGCTCTTTGGAGGATTAACAAAGTACAAGTGGAGAATCATCATGCTAAAACAACGTTACATCAAATCATTTGTCTAGTAAAAGAACTTGAGGTTCAACCGGCAATCGAAAGGACGTTTATGATTGGGGAAATAGCTGAGAAAATAGGAGTAGCGCATTCCACATTACGCTACTGGGAAAAGGAAGGGTTTATTTCCTCAGCTAGGGGAGAAGAGAACAACTATAGATATTTTGATGTATTCCAATATATAAAGATTCTGCTTATGAAAGCCACTCAAAATACGGTGTATTCAAATGAAACAGTTAAGATAAAGAATGCAGTAAAAAAGCTAAGGGAGAAGGATCTACTGGCTGTAAAGGAAATTATCGTAGACATCGAACGATACCTAAATAATAATAACCGATTACAGCTGCAGGGACTTTCCTTGCTTCATCAATTATGTGCAAAGCTTGGACTTTAG